In Myxococcus stipitatus, the following are encoded in one genomic region:
- a CDS encoding long-chain fatty acid--CoA ligase yields the protein MFIGDWMGRGALYWPEHVAVVDTAKGAAGRFTYRDLNARAEALGGWLRDVAGVKRGDRVGLVAHNGVEYLDVLFACGKLGAIFVPYNWRLHAAELTDLVRAIRPRVLLFGDDFRDAVAQVREHVGESLHLVSLEPQGLPGATAYSAALAHRPTEPVKNDAVSEEDILCLLFTGGTTGRSKGACISYRMVAWNTLNTLVHEVRPGDVTVTHTPMFHTGGLLVYTVPLLTAGGTVVIMRRWEPEELLALIPREKVSLFFAVPTQYQQLLDSPRFASTDFSSVRFMTSGGAALPVPLIQAWQAVHAVPFKQGFGMTEFGPGIFSMGPEFAVSKAGSIGRPNYFIAAKLVDDDGREVPVGQVGELVLKGPSMCSGYFEDAAATREAIDADGWFHSGDLARVDADGFFTIAGRKKDMFISGGENVYPLELESVLYEHPAVQQCSVVGVPDAKWGEVGRAFVVLKPGAQASGDVLLEHLRGRVARFKVPKQVELVERLPVSAAGKILKRELREAAIAADADRAVTPSRSAAPR from the coding sequence ATGTTCATCGGAGACTGGATGGGGCGGGGCGCCCTGTACTGGCCCGAGCACGTCGCGGTGGTGGACACGGCCAAGGGCGCCGCGGGCCGCTTCACCTATCGCGACCTGAACGCGCGCGCCGAGGCGCTCGGAGGCTGGCTGCGCGACGTCGCCGGCGTGAAGCGCGGCGACCGCGTGGGCCTGGTCGCCCACAACGGCGTGGAGTACCTGGACGTCCTCTTCGCCTGCGGGAAGCTGGGCGCCATCTTCGTCCCCTACAACTGGCGCCTGCACGCCGCCGAGCTCACCGACCTGGTGCGCGCCATCCGTCCGCGCGTGCTCCTCTTCGGCGACGACTTCCGCGACGCCGTGGCCCAGGTGCGCGAGCACGTGGGGGAGTCGCTGCACCTCGTCTCGCTCGAGCCCCAGGGGCTGCCGGGCGCCACCGCGTACTCAGCGGCGCTCGCGCACCGCCCCACGGAGCCGGTGAAGAACGACGCGGTGTCCGAGGAGGACATCCTCTGCCTGCTCTTCACGGGCGGCACCACGGGGCGCTCCAAGGGCGCGTGCATCAGCTACCGCATGGTGGCGTGGAACACGCTCAACACGCTGGTGCACGAGGTGCGCCCCGGCGACGTCACCGTGACGCACACGCCCATGTTCCACACGGGCGGACTGCTGGTCTACACGGTGCCCTTGCTCACCGCGGGCGGCACGGTGGTCATCATGCGCCGCTGGGAGCCGGAGGAGCTGCTCGCGCTCATCCCCCGCGAGAAGGTGTCGCTCTTCTTCGCGGTGCCCACGCAGTACCAGCAGTTGCTCGACTCGCCGCGCTTCGCGAGCACGGACTTCTCCTCCGTGCGCTTCATGACCAGCGGTGGCGCGGCGCTGCCGGTGCCGCTCATCCAGGCGTGGCAGGCCGTGCACGCGGTGCCCTTCAAGCAGGGCTTCGGCATGACGGAGTTCGGCCCGGGAATCTTCAGCATGGGGCCCGAGTTCGCGGTGTCGAAGGCGGGCTCCATCGGCCGCCCCAACTACTTCATCGCCGCGAAGTTGGTGGACGACGACGGCCGCGAGGTGCCCGTCGGCCAGGTGGGGGAGCTCGTCCTCAAGGGCCCCTCGATGTGCTCGGGCTACTTCGAGGACGCGGCCGCCACGCGCGAGGCCATCGACGCGGATGGCTGGTTCCACTCGGGGGACCTGGCGCGCGTGGACGCGGACGGCTTCTTCACCATCGCCGGCCGCAAGAAGGACATGTTCATCTCCGGTGGAGAGAACGTGTACCCGCTGGAGCTGGAGTCGGTGCTCTACGAACACCCCGCGGTGCAGCAGTGCTCGGTGGTGGGCGTGCCCGACGCGAAATGGGGCGAGGTGGGCCGCGCCTTCGTGGTGCTCAAGCCGGGCGCGCAGGCTTCCGGGGACGTGCTGCTCGAGCACCTGCGCGGCCGGGTGGCGCGCTTCAAGGTGCCCAAGCAGGTGGAGTTGGTGGAGCGCCTGCCGGTGTCCGCGGCGGGGAAGATTCTCAAGCGCGAGCTGCGCGAGGCGGCCATCGCCGCCGACGCGGACAGGGCCGTGACGCCCTCCCGAAGCGCCGCGCCGCGCTGA
- a CDS encoding PLP-dependent aminotransferase family protein, which produces MSADAMSAPLPPPPVWRLAQRMSRIKTSAVREILKVAERPDILSFAGGLPAPELFPLEAIADAHARVLAEDGRSALQYSTTEGFAPLREWIATHLGKKGRVCTADQVLITNGSQQGIDLVAKVLLDPGDLVIVENPSYLAALQTFGGYEAKFATVESDDHGMRVDDLERVLATHKPKLLYIVANFQNPKGTTLALERRKELVRLAQQHRFLILEDDPYGELRFRGEHLPSLAAFDDQGVVVSLGTFSKTLAPGLRIGWVAGPKDFVRSLTIAKQSTDLHTATVAQRAVVKLLQNFDYYGHLEALRPVYGERANAMLDALKLHMPEGTSWTHPDGGMFLWAQLPPGLSGDTLLPRAIEQKVAFVPGSPFFATNPRSEFIRLNYSNRPPELIAEGMRRLGAVISGAL; this is translated from the coding sequence ATGAGTGCCGACGCCATGAGCGCCCCCCTTCCCCCGCCGCCGGTCTGGCGTCTCGCGCAACGCATGTCGCGCATCAAGACGTCCGCGGTGCGCGAAATCCTCAAGGTCGCCGAGCGGCCCGACATCCTCTCCTTCGCCGGCGGCCTGCCCGCCCCCGAGCTCTTCCCGCTGGAGGCCATCGCGGACGCCCACGCGCGTGTGCTGGCCGAGGACGGCCGCTCCGCCCTCCAGTACAGCACCACGGAGGGCTTCGCCCCGCTGCGTGAGTGGATTGCCACGCACCTGGGCAAGAAGGGCCGCGTGTGCACCGCGGACCAGGTCCTCATCACCAACGGCTCGCAGCAGGGCATCGACCTGGTGGCGAAGGTCCTCCTGGACCCGGGTGACCTGGTCATCGTGGAGAACCCCAGCTACCTGGCCGCGCTGCAGACGTTCGGCGGCTACGAGGCGAAGTTCGCCACGGTGGAGAGCGACGACCACGGCATGCGCGTGGACGACCTGGAGCGCGTGCTGGCGACGCACAAGCCGAAGCTGCTCTACATCGTCGCCAACTTCCAGAACCCCAAGGGCACCACCCTGGCCCTGGAGCGGCGCAAGGAGCTGGTGCGGCTGGCGCAGCAGCACCGCTTCCTCATCCTGGAGGATGACCCGTACGGCGAGCTGCGCTTCCGCGGCGAGCACCTGCCGTCCCTTGCCGCCTTCGACGACCAGGGCGTCGTCGTGTCCCTGGGCACGTTCTCCAAGACGCTGGCCCCGGGTCTGCGCATCGGCTGGGTGGCGGGCCCCAAGGACTTCGTGCGCAGCCTCACCATCGCCAAGCAGTCCACGGACCTGCACACGGCCACCGTCGCCCAGCGCGCCGTGGTGAAGCTGCTCCAGAACTTCGACTACTACGGCCACCTGGAGGCGCTGCGCCCCGTCTACGGCGAGCGCGCCAACGCCATGCTGGACGCCCTCAAGCTCCACATGCCCGAGGGCACGAGCTGGACGCACCCCGATGGCGGCATGTTCCTCTGGGCCCAACTTCCCCCGGGCCTCAGCGGTGACACCCTGCTACCGCGCGCCATCGAGCAGAAGGTCGCCTTCGTCCCGGGCAGCCCCTTCTTCGCCACCAACCCGCGCTCGGAGTTCATCCGCCTCAACTACTCCAACCGCCCGCCGGAGCTGATTGCCGAGGGCATGCGCCGCCTGGGCGCCGTCATCTCCGGCGCCCTGTAG
- a CDS encoding lipase family protein, protein MRLRHSLFLMGPLLVGALSGCGQDVDEPSAEPLATVESPVVSTSGLTPHFRTWLSANGYDSYDFVRADLTGGSYGGKASATDTVVNTPVIFIHGNSDKAVGTGTAGQSGWNASIEYFLANGYKPSELYATTWGPADVMQTAVQYHSKTNVMKVRKFIEAVKAYTGATKVDIITHSMGVTLARKAILGGSANDSANGGAYNVGPALTTSVDTFVGIAGANLGLTSCYQTGPTTPTCGSTNGLYPGYLYLGLVVGRSAYLDNLRAQSNYEGDYRYTIYSTADEVIGYGGIVYGQYTSRIPGQTGEKVYSAYPYGHFNSKDLTAAVQYSMVRNHTIP, encoded by the coding sequence ATGCGATTGCGGCATTCGCTGTTCCTCATGGGCCCGTTGCTCGTGGGCGCCCTCTCCGGCTGCGGACAGGACGTCGACGAGCCCTCGGCCGAACCGCTCGCCACCGTCGAATCCCCCGTCGTCTCCACCTCCGGTCTCACGCCGCACTTCCGCACGTGGCTTTCCGCCAACGGCTATGACAGCTACGACTTCGTCCGCGCCGACCTCACCGGTGGCAGCTACGGCGGCAAGGCGAGCGCCACCGACACGGTGGTGAACACCCCGGTCATCTTCATCCACGGCAACTCGGACAAGGCGGTGGGCACGGGCACCGCGGGCCAGTCCGGATGGAATGCCTCCATCGAGTACTTCCTCGCCAACGGCTACAAGCCGAGCGAGCTGTACGCGACGACGTGGGGCCCCGCCGACGTGATGCAGACGGCGGTCCAGTACCACTCGAAGACGAACGTGATGAAGGTCCGCAAGTTCATCGAGGCCGTGAAGGCGTACACGGGCGCGACGAAGGTGGACATCATCACCCACTCCATGGGCGTGACGCTCGCGCGCAAGGCCATCCTGGGAGGCTCCGCCAACGACTCGGCCAACGGCGGCGCGTACAACGTGGGCCCCGCGCTCACGACGTCCGTGGACACCTTCGTGGGCATCGCCGGCGCCAACCTGGGCCTCACGTCCTGCTACCAGACGGGCCCCACCACGCCGACGTGCGGCTCCACCAACGGCCTGTATCCGGGCTACCTCTACCTGGGGCTGGTCGTCGGCCGCTCCGCGTACCTGGACAACCTGCGCGCGCAGAGCAATTACGAGGGCGACTACCGCTACACCATCTACTCCACGGCCGATGAAGTCATCGGATACGGAGGCATCGTGTACGGCCAGTACACCTCGCGCATCCCAGGCCAGACGGGAGAGAAGGTCTACTCGGCCTATCCCTACGGGCACTTCAACTCGAAGGACCTGACGGCCGCGGTGCAGTACAGCATGGTGCGCAACCACACCATCCCGTAG
- a CDS encoding SDR family oxidoreductase encodes MQLKDLKVIVTGGAQGMGAHFAQRLLEAGAQVAVGDVAEEKLAALPAGIHRRKLDVSSEEDITSFVNWAHGAMGGLNGLINNAGILRDALLVKKDKATGQVKKLSTADWNTVIGVNLTGATLMVREVVAKMVETDQKPGVVVNMSSIARHGNRGQSNYVSAKAALAANTVTWSREFGPFGVRVGAVAPGMIETPMTQGMNQKARDALVSAIPVGRIGLPEDIWLAVKFILECDYFNGRTIDVDGGLNF; translated from the coding sequence ATGCAGCTCAAGGACCTGAAGGTGATTGTGACGGGCGGTGCCCAGGGCATGGGCGCGCACTTCGCGCAGCGGCTGTTGGAGGCGGGGGCCCAGGTGGCGGTGGGCGACGTCGCCGAGGAGAAGCTGGCCGCGCTGCCCGCGGGCATCCACCGGCGCAAGCTGGATGTGTCGTCCGAGGAGGACATCACGTCCTTCGTGAACTGGGCGCACGGGGCGATGGGCGGCCTCAACGGCCTCATCAACAACGCGGGCATCCTGCGCGACGCGCTGCTGGTGAAGAAGGACAAGGCCACCGGCCAGGTGAAGAAGCTGTCCACCGCGGACTGGAACACCGTCATCGGCGTCAACCTGACGGGCGCCACGCTGATGGTGCGCGAGGTGGTGGCGAAGATGGTGGAGACGGACCAGAAGCCGGGCGTCGTCGTCAACATGTCGTCCATCGCGCGGCACGGCAACCGCGGCCAGTCCAACTATGTGTCCGCCAAGGCAGCGCTGGCGGCGAACACCGTGACGTGGTCGCGCGAGTTCGGCCCCTTCGGCGTGCGCGTGGGCGCGGTGGCCCCGGGCATGATTGAGACGCCCATGACGCAGGGCATGAACCAGAAGGCCCGCGACGCGCTGGTCTCCGCCATCCCCGTGGGCCGCATTGGCCTGCCCGAGGACATCTGGCTGGCCGTGAAGTTCATCCTCGAGTGCGACTACTTCAACGGCCGCACCATCGACGTGGACGGCGGCCTCAACTTCTAG
- a CDS encoding TraB/GumN family protein, whose translation MKRPSFLPLSLLLVAWLGAGCASTPTARQYVPADSGNAFLWEVKDSHGGVAYLVGSIHMGKPGALTLPASMEAAFSKAEVLAVEVDTTRTDPTTLQKLVLELGTLPEGQGLSQRLDPTTRELLERTATRLGIAAQGLERLRPWLAGLLLNNLEFEAAGYKQGHGIDRAFLDRAHGLQKQVMELETADGQLRMLAGTPDKLQDLMLRDQLRREQPPAEIVEALTSAWKAGDADGMAALLLEGAKDATYRPVYERVFFERNVQMANKLDTLLAEPRVHLVVVGAGHVVGPEGIVALLQKKGHTVRQLPRDAATP comes from the coding sequence ATGAAGCGCCCGTCGTTCCTCCCACTGTCCCTGCTCCTCGTCGCGTGGCTCGGCGCGGGCTGCGCTTCCACGCCCACCGCGCGGCAGTATGTCCCCGCCGACTCCGGCAACGCCTTCCTGTGGGAAGTGAAGGACTCACACGGCGGCGTCGCGTACCTCGTCGGCTCCATCCACATGGGCAAGCCCGGCGCCCTCACTCTCCCCGCCTCCATGGAGGCCGCCTTCTCCAAGGCCGAGGTCCTCGCCGTCGAGGTCGACACCACCCGCACCGACCCCACCACCCTGCAGAAGCTCGTGCTCGAGTTGGGCACGCTCCCCGAGGGCCAGGGCCTCTCCCAACGCCTGGACCCCACCACGCGCGAGCTGCTCGAGCGCACCGCCACGCGGCTGGGCATCGCCGCGCAGGGGCTCGAGCGGCTGCGCCCCTGGCTCGCGGGCCTGCTGCTCAACAACCTGGAGTTCGAGGCCGCCGGCTACAAGCAGGGCCACGGCATCGACCGGGCCTTCCTCGACCGCGCCCACGGCCTCCAGAAGCAGGTGATGGAGTTGGAGACCGCCGACGGACAGCTCCGCATGCTCGCGGGCACTCCCGACAAGCTCCAGGACCTCATGCTCCGCGACCAACTCCGCCGCGAGCAGCCCCCCGCCGAAATCGTCGAGGCCCTCACCTCCGCCTGGAAGGCCGGCGACGCGGACGGCATGGCCGCCCTGCTGCTCGAGGGCGCCAAGGACGCCACGTACCGCCCCGTCTACGAGCGCGTCTTCTTCGAGCGCAATGTCCAGATGGCCAACAAGCTGGACACCCTGCTCGCCGAGCCCCGCGTCCACCTGGTCGTCGTCGGCGCGGGCCACGTCGTCGGCCCCGAGGGCATCGTCGCCCTCCTCCAGAAGAAGGGCCACACCGTCCGCCAGCTCCCACGCGACGCCGCCACTCCGTGA
- a CDS encoding TetR/AcrR family transcriptional regulator: MNRPSTSPDRSGPVTPRGQRTRAKLLKAAESVFGEKGYERASIADITRKSGVALGTFYVYFPDKQSIFIEVVDDLGTRLRRLIGESTARCDNRMDVEREGLRTFFQFVRQHPNLYRVVRQAEFVDTDCYRRYYDRFAKGYVTGLSNAMDEGEVRRMDPETLAYCLMGIGDFLGMRWVLWEEDRGLERVLDTAMSLIRHGLDARPAAATGRNGLKSTAASKAPAASKTPKTPKKNTLRPARRPARSARS; the protein is encoded by the coding sequence ATGAATCGGCCTTCAACTTCTCCAGACCGCTCCGGACCCGTCACCCCGCGAGGACAGCGGACGCGTGCGAAGCTGCTGAAGGCCGCGGAGTCGGTCTTCGGAGAGAAGGGCTACGAGCGCGCGTCCATCGCGGACATCACCCGCAAGAGCGGCGTGGCGCTCGGAACGTTCTACGTCTACTTCCCCGACAAGCAGTCCATCTTCATCGAAGTGGTCGACGACCTGGGCACGCGCCTGCGCCGCCTCATCGGTGAGTCCACCGCCCGCTGCGACAACCGCATGGACGTGGAGCGCGAGGGCCTGCGCACCTTCTTCCAGTTCGTCCGCCAGCACCCCAACCTCTACCGCGTCGTGCGCCAGGCGGAGTTCGTCGACACCGACTGCTACCGCCGCTACTACGACCGCTTCGCCAAGGGCTACGTCACCGGCCTCTCCAACGCCATGGACGAAGGCGAAGTGCGCCGCATGGACCCGGAGACGCTCGCCTACTGCCTGATGGGCATCGGCGACTTCCTCGGCATGCGCTGGGTGCTGTGGGAGGAGGACCGGGGCCTCGAGCGCGTGCTCGACACCGCGATGAGCCTCATCCGCCACGGCCTCGACGCCCGCCCCGCCGCCGCCACCGGACGCAACGGCCTGAAGTCCACCGCCGCCTCCAAGGCCCCCGCCGCTTCCAAGACACCCAAGACACCGAAGAAGAACACGCTGCGTCCCGCGCGCCGTCCGGCGCGGAGCGCCCGGAGCTGA
- a CDS encoding alpha/beta hydrolase: MSSSRAFTALLLAAGLSSSGCVRSYASESALSFKDLDYSTEGTKQAWPVHRAPLPYATLRYQLSTMLHVSYVDLPAASPEAKTVVFVHGLGSYLKFWRAQLDVFHSQGYRVIAVDLPGYGKSDKPAMFPYTMEAMADVVLELTRVLGVEKPILVGHSMGGQTSLSYAIRYPEALSALVLVSPAGFEKFTWKEKAWFARVMSTEFIKYAPEANIWGSVRQGNFMNWRPQLEWLIEERVRLAKTPEFDAYAYANVRTVQGLAHNDFVRDNLGHVTVPTLIVYGTDDRLIPNPFLHGGEARDIMEFGASNIPAASLVPMKGCGHTVQLDCPESFNEVALAFVKDPASARPFLEKAREDKTPKPGEPAPMPGVPGSQPSPMPQQQDAPAPSDGPSP, translated from the coding sequence ATGAGCTCCTCCCGCGCTTTCACCGCCCTGCTCCTCGCGGCCGGGCTGTCCTCCAGTGGTTGCGTGCGCTCGTATGCCAGTGAGTCCGCGCTGTCCTTCAAGGACCTGGACTACTCCACCGAGGGCACGAAGCAGGCGTGGCCCGTGCACCGGGCTCCGCTGCCCTACGCCACGCTCCGCTACCAGCTGAGCACCATGCTGCATGTGTCCTACGTGGACCTGCCCGCCGCGTCGCCCGAGGCGAAGACGGTGGTCTTCGTGCACGGCCTGGGCTCCTATCTGAAGTTCTGGCGCGCGCAGCTGGATGTCTTTCATTCGCAGGGCTACCGCGTCATCGCGGTGGACCTGCCCGGCTACGGCAAGTCCGACAAGCCGGCCATGTTCCCGTACACCATGGAGGCCATGGCGGACGTGGTGCTGGAGCTGACGCGGGTGCTCGGCGTGGAGAAGCCCATCCTCGTGGGCCACTCCATGGGCGGGCAGACGTCGCTGTCATACGCCATCCGTTACCCGGAGGCGCTCAGCGCGCTGGTGCTGGTGTCTCCGGCCGGCTTCGAGAAGTTCACCTGGAAGGAGAAGGCGTGGTTCGCGCGGGTGATGAGCACGGAGTTCATCAAGTACGCGCCCGAGGCGAACATCTGGGGCAGCGTGCGCCAGGGGAACTTCATGAACTGGCGGCCCCAGCTCGAGTGGCTCATTGAAGAGCGGGTGCGGCTGGCGAAGACGCCCGAGTTCGACGCCTATGCCTACGCCAACGTCCGCACGGTGCAGGGGCTGGCGCACAACGACTTCGTCCGGGACAACCTGGGCCATGTCACCGTGCCCACGCTCATCGTCTACGGCACGGATGACCGGCTCATCCCCAACCCGTTCCTCCACGGCGGCGAGGCGCGCGACATCATGGAGTTCGGCGCGTCGAACATCCCCGCCGCGTCGCTGGTGCCGATGAAGGGCTGCGGCCACACGGTGCAGCTCGACTGCCCGGAGTCCTTCAACGAGGTGGCGCTGGCGTTCGTGAAGGACCCGGCCTCGGCGCGGCCCTTCCTGGAGAAGGCGCGCGAGGACAAGACGCCGAAGCCGGGTGAGCCCGCGCCCATGCCGGGGGTTCCGGGCAGCCAGCCCTCGCCCATGCCCCAGCAGCAGGACGCCCCCGCGCCCTCGGATGGCCCCAGTCCGTGA
- a CDS encoding Lrp/AsnC family transcriptional regulator produces the protein MPMDELDFRLVDLLQRDGRATQLELSRAVGLSQPAVAERIRKLEERGVVTGYAARVDATKLGKDITAFIGVSIEHPKYFEGFAKKVLALPDVLECHRVAGQDSYLLKVKSANTRTLDSLLVETLRTIAGVTRTQTTIVLSSIKEDTHVRVPPEYAKGE, from the coding sequence ATGCCCATGGATGAACTCGACTTCCGCCTGGTGGACCTGTTGCAGCGCGATGGCCGCGCGACGCAGCTGGAGCTGTCGCGCGCGGTGGGTTTGTCGCAGCCCGCGGTGGCGGAGCGGATCCGCAAGTTGGAAGAGCGGGGGGTCGTCACGGGCTACGCGGCGCGCGTGGACGCGACGAAGCTGGGCAAGGACATCACGGCGTTCATCGGGGTGAGCATCGAGCACCCCAAGTACTTCGAGGGCTTCGCGAAGAAGGTCCTCGCGCTGCCCGACGTGCTGGAGTGCCACCGCGTCGCCGGGCAGGACTCCTATCTGCTCAAGGTCAAGAGCGCGAACACGCGCACCTTGGACTCGCTGCTCGTGGAGACGCTGCGCACCATCGCCGGCGTGACCCGCACGCAGACCACCATTGTCCTGTCATCCATCAAAGAGGACACGCACGTCCGCGTGCCTCCCGAGTACGCCAAAGGAGAGTGA
- a CDS encoding ketoacyl-ACP synthase III — MRYAQILSTGRYVPEKVLTNADVEKLLGEPVDEWLQQNVGIKQRHVMADSQATSDLCVAAARQALERSGTKPEELDLVIVATDTPDYLSPATSSVVQAKLGAVNAGTYDLNCACAGWVTALDVGSKTIAADDSYRRILVVGAYAMTRYVNWKDKKTCTLFADGAGAVVLGAGDKPGFMGAKLLANGEYHDALGIYTGGSHRPATAETLPLTGGKPAVQFVRKFPATFNTERWPMLLDQLLKKQSQTLDDVKLFVFTQLNLRTIEATMKALNQPMEKAHYTMDKWGYTGSACIPMTLDDAVVQGKVRRGDLVAFCASGGGLAMASALYRWTA, encoded by the coding sequence ATGCGATACGCGCAGATCCTCTCCACCGGCCGTTACGTCCCCGAGAAGGTCCTCACCAACGCGGACGTCGAGAAGCTCCTCGGCGAGCCCGTGGACGAGTGGCTCCAGCAGAACGTGGGCATCAAGCAGCGCCACGTCATGGCGGACTCCCAGGCCACCAGTGACCTGTGCGTCGCCGCCGCCCGCCAGGCGCTGGAGCGCTCCGGGACGAAGCCGGAGGAGCTGGACCTGGTCATCGTCGCCACCGACACGCCCGACTACCTGAGCCCCGCCACCTCCTCCGTGGTGCAGGCCAAGCTGGGCGCCGTCAACGCTGGTACGTACGACCTCAACTGCGCGTGCGCCGGGTGGGTGACGGCGCTGGACGTGGGCTCCAAGACGATTGCCGCGGACGACAGCTACCGCCGCATCCTCGTCGTGGGCGCGTACGCGATGACCCGCTACGTGAACTGGAAGGACAAGAAGACCTGCACCCTGTTCGCGGACGGCGCGGGCGCGGTGGTCCTGGGCGCGGGCGACAAGCCCGGCTTCATGGGCGCGAAGCTGCTGGCCAACGGCGAGTACCACGACGCGCTCGGCATCTACACCGGCGGCAGCCACCGCCCCGCCACCGCGGAGACGCTGCCCCTCACCGGCGGCAAGCCTGCCGTGCAGTTCGTCCGCAAGTTCCCCGCGACGTTCAACACCGAGCGCTGGCCCATGCTCCTGGACCAGCTCCTCAAGAAGCAGTCGCAGACGCTGGATGACGTGAAGCTGTTCGTCTTCACCCAGCTCAACCTGCGCACCATCGAGGCCACCATGAAGGCGCTGAATCAGCCCATGGAGAAGGCGCACTACACCATGGACAAGTGGGGCTACACCGGCTCGGCCTGCATCCCCATGACGCTCGACGACGCGGTCGTCCAGGGGAAGGTGCGGCGTGGTGATTTGGTGGCCTTCTGTGCCAGCGGCGGTGGTCTCGCCATGGCCTCCGCCCTCTATCGCTGGACGGCCTGA